From one Chlamydiifrater phoenicopteri genomic stretch:
- the dxr gene encoding 1-deoxy-D-xylulose-5-phosphate reductoisomerase gives MKNLAVLGSTGSIGTQTLEVVRRFPTSLSVFLLSAAGNKLDLLREQIKTFSPKVVYVASKERARALANEFSSLSVLCDENELTQVVAQKEVDILVAASSGISALPVILSAIQSKKTIALANKEVMVCAGELVRNLVKKTGARLLPVDSEHNAIFQCLQEKPLEEVSRIILTASGGPFLNKSLDELEKVSIKDVLNHPTWTMGPKVTVDSSTLVNKGLELIEARWLFDCPIEKLEAVVHPSSSVHGMVEWIDGHVHMVMNRPSMLYPIQHVLTLDEGRKKGSLNFWNFKESFSLDFSPIDEQKFLGFALAKRAIQQGLSMPCFFNAANEVLVKRFLRGEISWKQITTKLSDLMDVHDPTPCSSLESILEVDREAGLLASRT, from the coding sequence GTGAAAAATCTTGCCGTTTTAGGTTCTACAGGAAGTATTGGGACTCAAACTTTAGAGGTGGTGAGACGATTTCCAACTTCCCTTTCCGTCTTTCTTTTGTCTGCAGCTGGTAATAAGTTAGATTTATTGCGAGAACAGATAAAAACTTTTTCTCCAAAAGTTGTTTATGTCGCATCTAAGGAGAGGGCGCGCGCTTTAGCTAATGAATTTTCTAGTTTGTCGGTTCTTTGTGATGAAAATGAACTAACTCAAGTGGTTGCTCAAAAGGAAGTGGATATTTTAGTTGCAGCCTCTTCTGGGATTTCTGCTTTGCCGGTGATTTTGAGCGCCATTCAATCAAAGAAAACCATTGCTCTAGCTAATAAGGAAGTCATGGTTTGTGCTGGAGAATTAGTCAGAAATTTAGTTAAAAAAACAGGCGCTCGGTTGCTTCCTGTTGATAGCGAACATAATGCTATTTTTCAGTGTCTTCAAGAAAAGCCCCTAGAGGAAGTTTCTCGAATCATTCTTACTGCTTCTGGAGGACCCTTTTTAAACAAAAGTTTGGATGAATTGGAAAAAGTTTCTATCAAGGATGTCTTGAATCATCCTACGTGGACAATGGGACCCAAAGTGACTGTAGATTCTTCTACTTTGGTTAATAAGGGGTTAGAGTTAATAGAAGCGCGGTGGTTGTTTGATTGTCCCATAGAGAAGCTAGAAGCTGTAGTGCACCCGTCAAGTAGCGTTCATGGGATGGTAGAATGGATAGATGGGCATGTTCATATGGTTATGAATCGTCCTAGCATGCTCTATCCCATTCAACACGTTTTGACCCTTGATGAGGGGAGGAAAAAGGGGAGTTTAAACTTCTGGAATTTTAAGGAGTCTTTTTCTTTAGATTTTTCGCCTATAGATGAGCAAAAATTTTTGGGATTTGCTCTAGCTAAAAGGGCCATTCAGCAAGGATTATCTATGCCGTGTTTTTTTAATGCTGCTAATGAGGTTCTTGTGAAGAGGTTCCTTCGTGGAGAAATTTCTTGGAAACAGATCACAACTAAGTTATCTGATCTTATGGATGTCCACGATCCTACTCCTTGTTCCTCTCTGGAATCCATTTTAGAAGTAGATCGGGAAGCAGGCCTTTTGGCTTCTCGAACGTGA
- a CDS encoding metal ABC transporter permease — protein sequence MSPYEGVGFFEFFMIFFSRLFSKDLLVLTSLDEIQIFVFLGLSISGAFVGSFVVLRNMAMFGNALSHTIIFGLVCAFLFAKTLSLSVTTLALAALSTAMLTGLLVRIMKDVFSVSEDSGVTFSFSLIFSLGLLFLVFLTKNAHVGTELVIGNADALSREDVILAYYVAALNACLTLIFFRGLKILSFDYLFGRTIGFPVKFLNYLITIQISMTLVASFKAVGVLMALAFLIFPGLIAKMLAKTLLGMLFWAMSFSIAVSMFSPAVSRAILSYWGVGVSTAGVAVLLFVSVYFLIAWGKKVSFIIRRGAFSQTQIN from the coding sequence ATGTCTCCTTATGAAGGGGTGGGTTTTTTTGAGTTTTTTATGATTTTCTTTTCTAGGCTTTTTTCTAAAGATTTGTTGGTTTTAACGAGCCTAGATGAAATTCAAATTTTTGTATTCTTAGGATTGTCCATTTCAGGAGCTTTTGTTGGGTCTTTTGTTGTTCTTAGAAATATGGCAATGTTTGGTAATGCACTTTCTCATACTATAATTTTTGGTCTAGTTTGTGCCTTTCTATTTGCTAAAACTCTTTCCTTGTCTGTTACTACACTGGCTTTAGCTGCTTTATCAACGGCGATGCTCACCGGACTGCTTGTTAGAATAATGAAGGATGTTTTTTCTGTTTCAGAAGATTCAGGAGTGACGTTTTCTTTTTCTTTGATATTTTCTTTAGGGCTATTGTTTCTTGTTTTTCTTACTAAAAATGCCCATGTGGGTACGGAGCTAGTTATCGGAAATGCAGATGCTCTATCCAGAGAGGATGTAATTTTAGCTTACTACGTAGCGGCTCTAAACGCTTGTTTAACTTTAATTTTTTTTCGAGGGCTAAAAATACTGAGTTTTGATTATCTATTCGGAAGAACGATAGGGTTTCCTGTTAAGTTCTTAAACTATCTCATTACTATACAGATTTCTATGACATTAGTCGCTTCTTTTAAGGCTGTCGGTGTTTTGATGGCTTTAGCCTTTCTAATCTTTCCTGGATTAATTGCGAAGATGTTGGCTAAAACTTTACTGGGAATGTTGTTCTGGGCTATGTCTTTTTCCATTGCGGTTTCTATGTTTTCTCCAGCTGTTTCTAGAGCTATTTTATCTTATTGGGGCGTTGGGGTATCCACGGCAGGAGTTGCCGTTCTTTTATTTGTCTCGGTATATTTTTTAATAGCATGGGGGAAGAAGGTCTCTTTCATTATCCGAAGAGGAGCTTTTTCGCAAACACAGATTAATTAG